One genomic window of Chloroflexota bacterium includes the following:
- a CDS encoding DUF4065 domain-containing protein, with product MPTTKLVKLVYLIDYSYFEHYGETLTGFQYMWDHHGPNALSHAIKAEAELLAERGMVRILHKPNIYDSVTTEFSLADGVQMGRLDSGAEMVVSDILHLYGHYSVKRITALSKKTKPFRNANQYDPLVFDQSAPVERGEPGDWEAHRSEIEELGTTSQEEIMAEYGLN from the coding sequence ATGCCTACAACCAAGCTTGTGAAGCTGGTTTACCTCATCGACTATTCCTACTTCGAACACTACGGCGAGACCCTGACCGGTTTCCAATATATGTGGGACCACCACGGGCCGAACGCCCTTAGCCATGCCATCAAGGCCGAAGCGGAACTCTTGGCTGAACGCGGCATGGTGCGAATTCTTCACAAGCCCAACATTTACGACAGTGTGACCACCGAGTTCAGCCTGGCCGATGGCGTTCAGATGGGGCGCCTGGATTCTGGTGCTGAGATGGTAGTCTCGGACATCCTGCACCTCTATGGCCACTACTCGGTCAAGAGGATTACCGCCCTCAGCAAGAAGACCAAGCCCTTTCGGAACGCGAACCAGTACGATCCGTTGGTATTCGACCAATCGGCGCCGGTGGAACGTGGCGAGCCGGGTGACTGGGAAGCCCACCGGAGCGAGATTGAAGAGCTGGGTACCACCTCGCAAGAGGAGATCATGGCCGAGTATGGCCTGAACTAG
- a CDS encoding GNAT family N-acetyltransferase, with translation MQSWAPNTASARVRSDRDPRQRSGTLQSPRLDLTPMVQRDAPDLFALLRDPALHEFSTDPPPAHRDEVQARIRVWESRRSPSQDDLWLNWTLRLRQSGIAVGYIQATVYEYAAELAWVIGAPFQRQGYATEAAQRVARWALDYFKVAELRASIHPDHIASQRVAANVGLQPSGVFTYEGEEIWVNRYR, from the coding sequence ATGCAGTCATGGGCGCCTAATACGGCCAGCGCGAGAGTACGCAGTGATCGAGATCCCCGACAACGAAGCGGGACCCTCCAGTCGCCCCGACTGGACCTCACGCCAATGGTGCAGCGCGACGCCCCAGACCTCTTTGCCCTCCTGAGAGATCCGGCCCTCCACGAGTTTTCGACAGATCCACCGCCTGCGCATCGCGATGAAGTCCAGGCGAGAATCCGTGTGTGGGAATCGCGACGCTCGCCCTCGCAGGATGACCTGTGGCTGAATTGGACCCTGCGCCTCCGGCAGAGCGGGATCGCAGTGGGGTACATCCAGGCGACAGTCTATGAATATGCCGCCGAGCTGGCCTGGGTCATCGGCGCCCCCTTCCAGCGGCAGGGATACGCAACTGAAGCCGCTCAACGCGTCGCGAGGTGGGCTCTCGACTACTTCAAGGTCGCAGAGCTACGTGCCAGCATCCACCCCGACCACATCGCCTCCCAAAGAGTCGCAGCAAACGTCGGCCTCCAACCCAGCGGCGTGTTCACCTATGAAGGCGAGGAGATCTGGGTGAATCGTTATAGGTGA